CCGTATCAAACTCAGCCTGTGGACGCTGCCGGATGTGCTCATACTGCACCTCAAGCGGTTCAGACAGGTGAAGTTtggaaagtcccccccccccttacacaACTATGTGGCTTATTTACAGATTTAGCTTGATCTCGGGAGCTTCACATTCACCCATGAATAACATTTCCTCAATTAAGCTTTTGTGACGAGATGCAAAGTATTCATTCTTTCAACTGAACATTTGTCACAGGAGGGCGACCGCAGGGTGAAGATGCAGAACATGGTGAGGTTCCCTCTCATGGGCATGGACATGGCACCTCACGTGGTGAAAAGAAGCCAGAGCAGCTGGAGCCTCCCCTCGCACTGGTCACCGTGGAGAAGACCCTACGGTCTGGGGAGGAACCCAGATGACTTCCTGTACGACCTCTACGCCGTGTGTAACCATCACGGGAGCATGCACGGAGGCCACTACACGGGTAACGTCGACATTAAGAGTCATTACGAGCGGCggcattttcttattttttttaaagcaacattccCTCGTGTGCGCTCGCAAGCCTGCTGCAAGAACTCAGTCGACGGTCAGTGGTACTGCTTTGATGACAGCGAGGTCGCACACGTGGCCGACGACGACGTGTGTCAACAGACGGCTTACATACTCTTCTACCAACGCAGGACAGCCATTCCCTCTTGGTCGGCCAACAGCTCCGTTGCAGGTCAGTCCGTGGCAGATTATTTGATTGAAAGTGGGATTTGTTTCCACTGATGATCCTTGAGATGACTCTCCATCTTAATTCGATTGGACATGAGTTGGAAAGGCACCGTTGACATTGCACGTCAGCACAAACCAACCGAGTCACTTCATCCATTTTAGAATTAGGCTGTTAAATaacgtggggcaaaaaagtaaAGTGCAGTGAATATTTGACTTGGACTTTTACTTTGAGAAAATGACTCTTGAACCATCTCACAGGCTCTACCAGTTCTTCTCTGTGCGACCACTGGATCAACAGGCTACCCGGGAGCAGACCTGCTAGTCTAGCGTCAGGCGCCTCGTCTAGACGCACCTCACTGGCTTCGCTGGCGGAGTCGGTGGAATTCACCGCAGAGCGTAGCGAAGACGACGGTGAGGCCGAGCCTCAGCTTACcttcatttaccgtattttccacactggattatgaggcgcaccttcaatgaatggcccgttttgtcatttttttcgtatATTGGACgaattataagacgcaatctacaaggcatccactagatggagctacgctgaaGGAAATGCCTACACTACACCCGATTTACCTCGCAACGATCAGatggatgtcagtaaaactaaCAAAGCAGCGAAcccagttcacttaaccaacagcaagttataacactgACTCGTGAACACACAACTCTCTtcccgctgctctatttctgtgttcaactgcgaaaccgatcaccttaagtttgaactctgcgttgtctttctctagcaaggagccgtTTTTGGGTTgacattaccgtaatgaccatacacaatgcacatcagattttaaggcgcgctgtgagcttttgagGAAAgcggaaggcttttaggtgtgccttttagtgcgggaAATACGGTAATCTCTCTTTAGACAAAATGAGCCCAGCACAAGACTGCGTCACTTAAAGTGGACTTGTGTACACATGGTTGTGTATCTAGAGTGCCTGCCCacttattaaatataaaattaaaacaaaaacaaaaaatctgggGCTAATTCCAGCAAGACAAGAAATGGTAGGTGAAAAGTATCCTGTACTTCTTGATGACGTCACTGTATCAAGAAACGAGATCGAATATAGTCAAATCCTAATGCCAGTATCCAAAACGTTGGTTTGGACTCAACCGTTTCAAGACTGGCCTCACCTTTGCTGTGAGTtggttatgatttttttttttttaaacaagtgatGAAGGGTCAAAGCGAGGTGGTTTCTCTACTCTGGCAAAAGCTCTGCTGCCGTGTCAAACTGAAACAGATGTTCGCCCGGGCCTGCTGTTTGCGGCTCACATAATGAGGGGCTCGCGCTGCAGACTGCTGCCTAAGCATTTGTCCTTTCCGGGAGTGTATCGCCACCACACACAACCTTATGTAATTTACTATCACCAGTGTATAGCAACTGCCTGGGTAGTATTTGACGGCGTTAAATGAGCCGGAACATGCAGGCACAGTTAATTGAGGGCTGTCGTGTATGCATCCATTATTTGCTCATTTATTTCAAGTAGCTATCAaagtattaaacaaaataaaatgtgcatttttcgcCCCCACAATTTTAAACATTTCCCAGTTCTTTTAATCACATCTTGGAcatatttttaatcaaactACTCCAATGTTGAAGGATTATATCTTATAACTttcttggttgtttaatttgacTCTTGATGGGTGGGCAGGCACTCGAAAGATCCAACCAGAGACCTGTGGattcataaaaacattttctttattgATTGACAGGATGTCTTTTTGAAATCTTTGTTTGCTTTGAAGGCGGTTTCTCCGTTCGACCCTTCGTGAGGAGCATTCAGCGTCAGAGCGTGAGTTCTCGATCGTCCGTAGCCAGCCCGTTAGCCTTCAGCGACGGCGGCGTCAAACCCTCGTGGTCACTCTCGGCCAAGCTGcaaatgcgctccaactctccCTCCCGCTTTTCTCTGGACTCGCGTTGCTCGCCCCCCCTTGAGAGAATCGGTGAGTCCTGCGACGACCGCGTGTCTACGTCCTGCTTTGGCAGCTACAGCCGGCACGAGCGCTACTTTGGCAGCAAGACGCCGCTGTCCGTGATGGAGAGCGAGCAGGAAAACAATAAAAGATTCGTGGACATGATGTACTGCCGTGCTCCCACGCCCGTGGAGAAGACGACGGAAAACAACAACCAGATTACAGCGATAGACCAAAACATTCAAAACGCCCCTTCGAAAGATCAGAAGCGCAAGAGCAGCGTTGGCGGTTTCGCGTCCAAGACGGAAAGCGCGAGCGCCACCAAAACCACCAAAGCGGAGCCAGGAAAAAGCTCCAAGAAGCGCCTGTGCTCAACCCACAAGCCTTCGCCTTCGCAAACGCCCGCCAGCACACCTGTGAAAGGGAAAACGGCGCCCGCCGCGAAAGataagaatgacaaaaaaagcatGTCCACTCCCTGCGGGACGCCATCTAAAACCAAGGAGTCGCTCCCACCCGCAGGCTCCACGCCGCAACATCGGCTGTGCGTTCGCTCCACGCCTCGATCGTCAGCATCACCCTCTCCCACCACCAAGACCCCCGGCGTCCATGAGAAACTGCCAGAGACCACTCGCAAGCGTCATGTGGAGAGGAGCTACAGTCGGGATTCTGTGGTCAGCGCTCAGCGAGCAAGCGTCGCAGCGCGCTCTTCCGTCCCCAAGTCGGCGGACAACAGCCGGCCGGAGCGGAGGTCCGTACGCAGCTCTAGCAGCAGCTCCTCCGTCACCAGCCTGCGCTCGCCCAGCGTGTCCGCCAGAGACCCCCAGCGTGGCAGCAAGTCCGAGGAGAAAGGCTTGTCCTTCTTCAAGAGCGCCTTGCGACAACGGGAAAGCCGCCGGTCGGCCGACTTGGGGAAGAGCGCCCTGCTCTTCAAAAAGGCTTCGGAGAGGACGTGTAAGCAAAACGGACAGGTCAAGGAGACTTGCAACCAACAAGCAAAAGCGCCGGACGTCGCGGCGTTCCCGCCGCCCGCAGACGCTCCAAAATCGGAGCCCATCAAGCCCACGGGCTCCCTTGGTCGCTCCCTGCTCCACGTCGGCAAGTCCAAGTCTTCCGCCGCGGACGTGAGTCTCAAGTCTCCCGCGAATGGGAAGAAGCCCCTGGAAAAGAAGACCTCTTCCCGGAAGCTGTCGTTGGGCACGCAGTAGCCCGAGTAACGCAGCGAACGTACGTACACCTCTGTCTAAATGCAGCTACTGTACATTCTTTGTGCCTACCTTCTATTCATAGCGATAAGTATTCAAActtgacacactcacacacacaaaaaaaaaaccatttcaCCCGATTGAGGAATTTAAATCCTAGccaaggctggatttacactgcagatCGATGTGCCCAATTCCCAATAAATGTCTTGCTCTGCACCCATCTTGTAGCATCTTGGCACCAAGAAACTAagttgaagaaatatgaggagtTTCTACTGCATTTATATTATTTTCCTGGTCGCCAAGGCACCCCCATTTGCCCAAAATGTAGTGCACACAACAACACAGCTTACTACAATCTGGCCAATTGTTTGACTAGCCTTTATTATCTTGTGGAACTACGTTGAGGTCAGCTGATGAGCTTCATTTTGATAAAAAGTGGTTTGAAAGCTATTTGCAAGCGTCTACATAATTATGAACCTTTTTGGCGAAGGTATTAGTTCGTTTTTCAATATTCTTAGCAGGGTTTGGTccaatcatttttgttgttgtcgttttttttaacaaacatttcaACTGACACATATCAATATGGTTGTCTTTATAGTGACAACACGAGACACTGAAATTGCACATAATACAACAGTATGTAAATATCATAAATATTAAACATTTCATAGCGTCTAGTTGACCTTGACTATTGAAGCTTATACGGACCATTTTTatttgccgatttttttttcttttttgctgtttagaTTTACACCaggtgtttttttcccaactgtttttatttgtgttgtttgggcagatgcaggtgtgtgtgtgtgtttacctcATTTCGATGACCTCGGGCCAGGGTGTATCCCATCTGTGGTCTTGTGCCGCATTCACTTGGACAGATATTCGATATGTATCCGATTTTTGTCCACACGTAGATTTTGGTTGATGTCGCATATCCTAATGGTGCCCCAtcagagcagaaaaaaatatacattagaGTTGTGTCACTGGAAGCATGCAGTGTAAACCCACACtcaatgaaccccccccccctcccaaaaattgGCTCTCAATATAAATGTCATGCAAAGCTCTGGAGGAAAAAGCGCtttgattaaaatgaaaaacggTCACTATAATTAACATATGAAAACCCACTGTAAAATAGTCCAAATTTTCTGATATTTAAACAGctatttttgttgaaattttGTGATAGAAACGTCTtttatgagcttttttttaacttaaaaaaagatgagtttTGGAATGACaccctttaaaataaataatcatataTATTTAGTAGCTATAAATGCATTTATATAGAAAGTACAGTCTACagtatgaagtgtttttatgtcTTTCCAAAAGGAAAACGATCGTAAGCGCCTTTTCAACACTAATAACGCAAACCGATACTAGTCGACTACTGTATGCATCATGAAGTAGGAATGTCATATTGGTCTGCACTTTGTGAGTAGATGACTAGTTTCCTCTCCCTCCAGTAACTCACCGTAAGCGATAACACTACAAACTTAACAATGTAACCTTTTCGGGGATCTTCTCAGCATCGTGTAGTTTCATGCCTTAGATTTATGACTAGAAGAAAAGGGTACTTTCTCCGCGTGGTGCTAATGACGGGACACCGCTCTACTCCGACTGCTCAATTTAAAAGCAGAACTCAGAAGAACCCAGTCGGCAGCATCTCTCCTAACCTGTGGTACCTCTCGCTTGGTGTACTTTTTAGATGTTCATATGCCTGAAAATATATCTTATTGCGGTCTCATCACATATTTgctagaaaaacacacacacacaaatgttctcATCTCATCCGACTCATTTACATTTCCACTTGTCGaacagaaattttttttttttcgaaaatcAAAAgacaagtttgttttgtttttttaaccggcAACTGGCCGTCATTCGCTTCCATATTAACCTCGACACGGTGACGTGTGTCCATATCATATCGCACTTTCACATCGACTATTTACCCGACTTCCCCCTTCTTAAACGCGCGCATTGCTCTTTCAAAACGGCAATAAATTTGTCTTCCCGTCATCTTCAAGTAGCATCAGCTCGCATTGGAGAAATCGTAGCCGCGATTCGTAGGGATGTACGGAAGGCACGCATGTACAGTAAACGCTCAAGCATGCTCGTCATGAACTATGCAAATCTCGAGTGCTTGGGCACGCCGCCGAATATCACGCAGCTTCATTTGCACACTTCACGCACATCATCGCCATTCTTATATCGCCACTTTACTTTAAGCTCTCTGGGTGCtccaatacaaaaatatatctagccaaccaaccatccattttctaatccgcttatcctcgcaagggtcgcaggcatgctggaatttatcccagctgtcttcgggcagcaagcggggtacaccctgaacctgttgccaccCGATCGCAGGCCCACGGATAGTCGgacgaccatccgcgctcacaatcacaccgagggacaatttagagtgttccattagcctaccatgcaggttttttggaatgtgggaggaaatctgaatacccggagaaaacccacataggcacagggggagaacacgcaaactccacacaggaagcccgaaGCTCGGAATTGAACTCTctgcactgcactgtgaggcggacgtgctatgctaaccagtcaaccaccgtcacaaaaaaaaaaaaaaaaagaccccccccacacacacacacacacacacagttgtacACCAGCAGGGCACAACACTACGGctgtgatgttttgtttgtttctaaaaATGTTTATAACATTGTGTATTTATGTCAGGCAATCAATAGTTCATGAGTAGTTTGTGCAGAAAAAAGCAATAACCTCAGTAATACATTTCTAGTTTTGTACGATAGTATAACGCTCAACTGTGTAGAAATGATGGATGTGTGATCATCACGTCATGACACTAAATGACAAAAGATCTGCTGGTAATGTATACATAACcgagaatgctttttttttttttacttgcagtGCATATATGAAATGTCGATAGCCTTGAAAAAGTATCACATATATTGAATGTTTTTGAGAAACCTTATTAACTAAGGAGCTGTAAAAGTGattgaatgtgtttttcttaACTGCAATACATTtccttttgttgctgttgttttaaaaataaaccaacTTCAATTTAGGACACTGAAACGCTGACTGAATGCACAGCCCGTCTAAGTTGTATTCTGTTAATAGATGTGTACAATCCACTTTttaccattgtttttttttttttaaatattttgtcatgcCAGTTTATTAAGGATAACGCAACAACTTGCAATAAATCTACCCCGGCCCTGTCCTCATCATtagtgctgtatttttttttttccacacgcaAGAAAAACCAGGCAAGTTtcaaaaagctgtttttttacattttacatatgCAGCAAGGgggaaatgtcattttaaacatCACCCAAGTTTTCTGtggcaatttatttttaatgtgtatgcacttttctatttttattatttcatcaaACGGACAATTATGTACATATATTGCTGGTTTActatgtaaaatacaaaaaaaaatatgacaaatgacGTCATTTTTGAAGATTTATTTTCTGCACACACTCTAGAGGTCGCTGTTTTCTCAGAAATGTGTGACGGCATGACAACGTACAATAAAGTCCTTCCATTACTGAATTGATTTAacatgaaaatactgtactatTAATacacttttattgtattttgtcaCCATTTCCACGTCACTTCTTTCCTCCTCTTGTCCTGCAAAGTATGACCAGGGATCGATAATTATTGATGTTTGTGAGCAGGAAAAAGGAGCAGCTAAAGGTTGCGCAAAAGTCTTACAAAACGTTTCTTTCATCACTAGAAATGACTGAGGCACAACCGCTGAGAAGGGTACAATTGTTTGAAAACGGGAGCAAAACGGAAAATTGCTTTGCCTTCATTGTCTTGGATCAGGTGTCATGTCAATAGGGCTCTTGCGCTGACATAACCATGTAGAAActgaacagattaaaaaaaggacAGGCACACAGATGAGGATGTCGGAGCGTTTGATTTGTATCACAGAAAATGAGAAGACAGGACAGACAGCCACAGACTGACGGGAAGGTTACtgtagtttgatttttttttctattcaagtGGTCTTTGTGAAATTGCAAGCAAATCAGAATTGAAATAAACGGAATCAAAAAGGGGAGAAACTCCTTTCCCTGTTAGTTTTATATCACTGGAAAAGACACAATCAGATAGGACAGTCTGAATTTTATCATAGGACAAATGTGTATGGACAATGTAAAAGGAGCATTTGATTTTTGCCCCAGGAAAGGACACCATCGGATAGCACAATTTGAATTGTATGACAGGACAAATGCAAATGAACTGCGAGTAAGGGATGTTTGATTTCTATCACAGGACGCAAGCACACAGGAAGAGTGTCTAATGTCACAAGAAAAGGTTAGACAGGACAAATGGACAAAGAGGAAGGAGTCTTTGCTTTCGAAAACAGAACTGAGAGGAAGGAGAGTTTGATTTCTGTCACAGGACATGACAAGATCACAGAGGACAGACACACATATGGTGACAGGACAAGATACAGACGGGAGAGGAAGAAGCCTTTGATATCTCGAGTACGACAGGGTCAATGCTGCCGACAGCTTTTGAAGATTGATAGttgatgtgcccccccccccccccaagtactcacaaagaaagaaagaccgaCATAACCAGTGCTGATCCACAGAACCAAAATGGAGGACGTTTTGTATCTCATTAGTCATTATTGTCtgtcagaagtcaagaatgtttcattgtcttcttttttgcTGATTCTCTGCTGTTATTTCCTGTCGGCTTCTTTCAAAAGAGAGATGACTGATTTTAATGAGATGCACGGACCACCATTCTGTGGCTTTGGACAGACTTGGCCTTAGTACATGAGTGGCTACAAGGAATCCGATATATTCTGAATAGGATCAAACAACATAGCAGCTATTATGTCCTAGTTTAACTGGACTTTTCGGGAACTTGGTTCTCAACGCAAGCACTCTAAATATTTTGAATGACACCCGACACAAATTCAATATTATGGTCGCAGGACTTCGAATCAGACAGAGGTTCAGTGCTTAATAATCGATTCATCGTTTAAAAACCCTGGTAACTTAAAATTGGACATATATTTGCATAGAAGTGTTAAGTTTAAGCCACTGTAACCATATGCACAGTTTATAAATATAATTCAGTCATTCGTCCGCAG
This region of Hippocampus zosterae strain Florida chromosome 17, ASM2543408v3, whole genome shotgun sequence genomic DNA includes:
- the usp31 gene encoding ubiquitin carboxyl-terminal hydrolase 31, translating into MSCKAATKDKKTSFGKKLFRRGSVRSVGSFMSRVLRTLTALSHFGSEVQTDDDKDDGGFSAFHSGLKDAPLDDGDLGGFLSGERIPGVAGLKNHGNTCFMNAILQCLSNTELFAEYLVLEQYREGEANQENKPKTNGIHLQNKASMAKGEVTEQLSGLVRALWTFEYTPQHSRDFKNAVSKNATQFKGNAQHDAQEFLLWLLDRVHEDLNTVSPIGRPTMRPPIDEDDQNAQGPSPPLSAGSFVQELFQAQYRSSLTCPHCQKQSNTFDPFLCISLPIPLPHTRPLYITVVYQGKYSHCLRIGVAVPLNSTVYRLRDAVSRETKMPMDQFILTEMYYDGFHRSFCDDDDDLDMIQESDSIFAFETPETFKLENLRTKRGSLLANLNHNNLKYGVENGRTPSFMQGALTPVASPSKNLAPEKMILLVCNRACTGHQAKRFGLPFVLYIERTANWDTLQKEILEKMRHLLRTGVYIQVGPFSLRVVGVVGITYLLPQDERPLCHPTVDRAYKSCGQGGPPHVKIVVEWDKATKDYLFGHTEEEYIPDAESVYLHREQHHQPQACTLAQCFQLYTKEEQLAPDDAWRCPHCKQLQQGRIKLSLWTLPDVLILHLKRFRQEGDRRVKMQNMVRFPLMGMDMAPHVVKRSQSSWSLPSHWSPWRRPYGLGRNPDDFLYDLYAVCNHHGSMHGGHYTACCKNSVDGQWYCFDDSEVAHVADDDVCQQTAYILFYQRRTAIPSWSANSSVAGSTSSSLCDHWINRLPGSRPASLASGASSRRTSLASLAESVEFTAERSEDDGGFSVRPFVRSIQRQSVSSRSSVASPLAFSDGGVKPSWSLSAKLQMRSNSPSRFSLDSRCSPPLERIGESCDDRVSTSCFGSYSRHERYFGSKTPLSVMESEQENNKRFVDMMYCRAPTPVEKTTENNNQITAIDQNIQNAPSKDQKRKSSVGGFASKTESASATKTTKAEPGKSSKKRLCSTHKPSPSQTPASTPVKGKTAPAAKDKNDKKSMSTPCGTPSKTKESLPPAGSTPQHRLCVRSTPRSSASPSPTTKTPGVHEKLPETTRKRHVERSYSRDSVVSAQRASVAARSSVPKSADNSRPERRSVRSSSSSSSVTSLRSPSVSARDPQRGSKSEEKGLSFFKSALRQRESRRSADLGKSALLFKKASERTCKQNGQVKETCNQQAKAPDVAAFPPPADAPKSEPIKPTGSLGRSLLHVGKSKSSAADVSLKSPANGKKPLEKKTSSRKLSLGTQ